A genomic segment from Luteolibacter flavescens encodes:
- a CDS encoding response regulator, protein MSLSPDTAARRFKVLVVDDEPTLRLGFSYALAEHDTETAAGGREALIRIGEQDFDVVILDLRMPDIDGLQVIEMLRRQDNPLPVVLCSAALTPSSALRAITGNVVDFLLKPVRPAELRGVIEHVLNPGEDVLSQALAKARAGNLNQAIQHLEGAADPCARTTVWTSVLRAIRLGGLEGEAAAFAKLEREGLDQLAFRAEG, encoded by the coding sequence ATGTCCCTCTCGCCTGATACCGCCGCCCGCCGCTTCAAGGTGCTCGTCGTGGATGACGAGCCTACCCTGCGGCTGGGGTTTTCCTACGCACTGGCAGAGCACGATACGGAGACCGCGGCGGGTGGGCGCGAGGCGCTGATCCGCATCGGCGAGCAGGACTTCGACGTGGTCATACTGGATCTCCGCATGCCGGACATCGACGGGCTGCAGGTCATCGAGATGCTGCGCCGCCAGGACAATCCGCTGCCGGTGGTGCTGTGCAGCGCCGCGCTGACGCCCAGCTCTGCCCTGCGGGCGATCACGGGCAACGTGGTGGACTTCCTTCTCAAACCGGTGCGCCCTGCGGAGCTGCGCGGGGTCATCGAGCACGTGCTGAATCCCGGCGAGGACGTGCTTTCCCAAGCGCTGGCCAAGGCCCGCGCGGGCAACCTGAACCAGGCGATCCAGCATCTGGAAGGTGCCGCCGATCCCTGCGCGCGGACCACCGTGTGGACCAGCGTGCTCCGGGCGATCCGGCTGGGTGGCCTGGAAGGAGAAGCCGCGGCATTCGCGAAGCTGGAGCGGGAGGGGCTGGACCAGCTCGCGTTTCGCGCGGAGGGGTGA
- a CDS encoding sensor histidine kinase has product MLRTRLLYGLVTLILLLWSVGAAALLLVQDANKRFATLMEESFPVIQSARGVRTATSTLNSYYLPALASQSGAEPVGRSFFDERSKDLDARLAFLSSRGSDEPRWKEAIASLDGAIKIYKEGYERLFGAPIVDQTQRADLLQHLSSQTQRITDISETVLSIAEVRLNQGIAQLGAEKSKNTLFVVTLVSLGTAIAVLIYFQLVRQMVDPVVGLKRSIDEIRRGNFELTLPEPSSDSEFRGVATAFNDMAAELRQRRGETDDRLIRTHLVNRAILEAIPSPVFVLGKDGRILQINPAAERLTEGLGVAGRLPAKIQRILDDTDISESNHLPEDPREALLFRIDEREFYYLPRIFRFTSEDGVHSGRAVLLHNVTRIRWLDDMKTNLLSTVSHEIKTPLTGIRMVLHLMLEDRAGNLSDRQRTMVASANEDCERLLETLNTLLDLSRAESGTTHLELVSTSLPEALGRAERLFFSKAGEKGVTFHREIEEGQPEVCADPLRLDEVVNNLVSNAIKHSPAGGKITLKITRPNSDHLRASIIDEGAGVPLSAQGRIFERFFRAPGQSADGVGLGLFISREIMRAHEGKIGLLDRADKKTEFYIDVPLA; this is encoded by the coding sequence ATGCTCCGCACCCGCCTGCTCTACGGACTCGTCACCCTCATCCTGCTCCTGTGGAGCGTGGGTGCGGCGGCGCTGCTGCTGGTGCAGGATGCGAACAAGCGCTTCGCCACGCTGATGGAGGAGAGCTTCCCGGTGATCCAGTCGGCGCGGGGAGTACGGACGGCCACCTCCACGCTGAACAGCTATTATCTTCCCGCTCTTGCTTCGCAATCGGGCGCGGAGCCGGTGGGACGGAGTTTCTTCGACGAGCGGAGCAAGGACCTCGATGCCCGGCTGGCATTCCTGAGCAGCCGTGGCAGCGATGAGCCCCGGTGGAAGGAGGCCATCGCCAGCCTCGATGGAGCGATCAAGATCTACAAGGAGGGCTACGAGCGTCTCTTCGGCGCGCCCATCGTGGACCAGACCCAGCGGGCGGATTTGCTGCAGCATCTCAGCTCGCAGACCCAGCGCATCACGGACATCTCGGAGACGGTTCTGTCGATCGCCGAGGTGAGGCTGAACCAAGGGATCGCGCAACTGGGGGCCGAGAAGTCGAAGAACACGCTCTTCGTCGTCACGCTGGTCTCGCTCGGCACGGCCATCGCCGTGCTGATCTATTTCCAACTCGTGCGCCAGATGGTGGACCCGGTGGTCGGGCTGAAGCGCTCGATCGACGAGATCCGCCGGGGGAATTTCGAGCTCACCCTGCCGGAGCCATCTTCCGACAGTGAATTCCGCGGGGTGGCCACCGCCTTCAATGACATGGCGGCGGAACTGCGCCAGCGCCGCGGCGAGACGGATGACCGCCTGATCCGCACGCACCTGGTGAACCGCGCGATCCTGGAGGCCATCCCTTCGCCGGTCTTCGTGCTCGGGAAGGACGGCCGCATCCTCCAGATCAATCCCGCGGCGGAGCGCCTGACCGAGGGGCTCGGCGTGGCGGGCCGCCTGCCGGCGAAGATCCAGCGCATCCTGGATGATACCGATATTTCCGAGTCGAACCACCTGCCGGAGGACCCGCGCGAGGCGCTGCTCTTCCGCATCGACGAGCGCGAATTCTACTACCTTCCCCGTATCTTCCGCTTCACCTCGGAAGACGGCGTCCACTCGGGCCGCGCGGTGCTGCTGCACAATGTGACGCGCATCCGCTGGCTGGACGACATGAAGACGAACCTGCTCTCCACCGTCAGCCACGAGATCAAGACGCCCCTCACCGGCATCCGCATGGTGCTGCACCTGATGCTGGAGGATCGCGCGGGCAATCTCTCCGACCGCCAGCGCACCATGGTGGCCTCCGCGAACGAGGACTGCGAGCGCCTGCTGGAAACGCTGAACACACTGCTGGACCTCTCCCGCGCCGAGAGCGGCACCACCCATCTGGAGCTGGTGAGCACCTCTCTGCCGGAGGCGCTGGGACGTGCCGAGCGGCTTTTCTTCTCAAAGGCGGGGGAAAAGGGAGTCACCTTCCATCGCGAGATCGAGGAGGGGCAGCCCGAGGTCTGCGCCGACCCTCTGCGGTTGGACGAAGTGGTGAACAATCTGGTCTCAAACGCCATCAAGCACAGCCCGGCCGGCGGGAAGATCACGCTGAAGATAACCCGTCCGAACAGCGATCACCTGCGCGCGTCCATCATCGACGAGGGCGCCGGTGTGCCGCTCTCTGCCCAGGGCCGCATCTTCGAGCGCTTCTTCCGCGCGCCCGGCCAGAGTGCGGATGGCGTGGGCCTCGGACTCTTCATTTCGCGGGAGATCATGCGCGCCCACGAGGGGAAGATCGGGCTGCTGGATCGGGCGGACAAGAAAACGGAATTCTACATCGATGTCCCTCTCGCCTGA
- a CDS encoding sigma-54-dependent transcriptional regulator — MDILIVDDEKSIRLTTSLALEGEGHYVETAEDGESATRRIKEENFDLVFLDLRLGDEDGLEILQQMLKVRPRQLITIFTAHASVATAVKATQFGAFDYLEKPFTPDQLRAILAKAHRALQTKHEVVRLEETVKELKTEVRHGAPPMRFQSDDPKTSAEIETLFRAAASPASVLILGESGTGKSVIAREVHDRSHLRDKPFVTVSCPSLSKELLESVLFGHMKGSFTGAIKDTWGKVHAAEGGTLFLDEIGELPMEIQPKLLRLLQEREYERLGENKVRESNVRVIAATNRDLAACVAAGTFREDLYYRLNVISVTVPPLRDRRTDLVHFAEDYLNFFSSQMGRKLDGFSESGRQTLLRHAWPGNLRELRNAIERATILSHGPQVEAVDLPTPVGAVEGANNGSALPMIGGEHSLDDLEQAHMREVLRWAPTLQDAAAILGIDKATLYRKRKRFGMD, encoded by the coding sequence ATGGACATCCTCATCGTTGACGACGAAAAATCGATTCGCCTCACCACTTCCCTCGCCTTGGAAGGGGAAGGCCACTACGTCGAAACGGCTGAGGATGGGGAATCCGCGACGAGGCGGATCAAGGAGGAGAATTTCGACCTCGTCTTCCTCGACCTGCGGCTCGGCGACGAGGACGGCCTGGAGATCCTCCAGCAAATGCTGAAGGTCCGCCCGAGGCAGCTCATCACCATCTTCACCGCGCACGCCTCCGTGGCGACGGCGGTGAAGGCGACGCAATTCGGTGCCTTCGACTACCTTGAGAAGCCCTTCACGCCGGACCAACTCCGGGCGATCTTGGCGAAGGCGCACCGCGCGCTCCAGACGAAGCACGAGGTGGTGAGGCTGGAGGAGACCGTGAAGGAGCTGAAGACGGAGGTGCGCCACGGTGCGCCGCCGATGCGCTTCCAGTCGGACGATCCGAAGACGAGCGCCGAGATCGAGACCCTTTTCCGCGCGGCGGCGTCGCCTGCCTCCGTGCTGATCCTTGGCGAGAGCGGCACCGGCAAGAGCGTCATCGCCCGCGAGGTGCACGATCGCAGCCATCTGCGCGACAAGCCATTCGTCACGGTGAGCTGCCCCAGCCTTTCCAAGGAACTGCTCGAGAGCGTGCTCTTCGGCCATATGAAGGGGTCCTTCACCGGTGCCATCAAGGACACCTGGGGGAAGGTCCACGCGGCCGAGGGCGGCACGCTCTTCCTCGACGAGATCGGCGAGCTGCCGATGGAGATCCAGCCGAAGCTGCTGCGCCTGCTGCAAGAGCGCGAATACGAGCGCCTCGGCGAAAACAAGGTGCGCGAGAGCAATGTCCGCGTGATCGCCGCGACCAACCGCGACCTCGCCGCCTGCGTGGCCGCCGGCACCTTCCGCGAAGACCTCTACTACCGCCTGAACGTGATCAGCGTGACGGTGCCGCCGCTGCGCGACCGCCGCACGGACCTGGTCCACTTCGCGGAGGACTACCTCAATTTCTTCTCCAGCCAGATGGGCCGGAAGCTCGATGGCTTCTCGGAAAGCGGACGCCAGACGCTGCTGCGCCACGCGTGGCCGGGCAATCTCCGCGAGCTGCGGAATGCGATCGAGCGCGCGACCATCCTTTCCCATGGTCCGCAGGTGGAGGCCGTGGACCTGCCGACCCCGGTGGGGGCGGTGGAGGGAGCGAACAACGGCTCCGCCCTGCCGATGATCGGCGGAGAGCACAGCCTGGACGATCTGGAACAAGCCCACATGCGCGAGGTGCTGCGCTGGGCGCCCACACTTCAAGACGCCGCCGCCATCCTCGGCATCGACAAGGCAACCCTCTACCGCAAGCGGAAGCGCTTCGGCATGGACTGA